In one window of Azotobacter salinestris DNA:
- a CDS encoding FeoB-associated Cys-rich membrane protein produces MAGQWMQGVVVGLMVACAVLYLLRKYLPCSRRAKGRGDCANCSGDGCH; encoded by the coding sequence ATGGCGGGTCAATGGATGCAGGGCGTCGTCGTCGGACTGATGGTCGCCTGTGCGGTGCTCTACCTGCTGCGCAAGTATCTGCCATGCAGCCGCAGGGCCAAGGGGCGCGGCGACTGCGCGAACTGCTCCGGCGATGGGTGTCATTGA